One Oryza glaberrima chromosome 10, OglaRS2, whole genome shotgun sequence DNA segment encodes these proteins:
- the LOC127785732 gene encoding protein GRAVITROPIC IN THE LIGHT 1 — protein sequence MLQKFALAFKTKTIEFFAEEEEDEDADGGVSAAAAAAAVGVGEGGVLAGQRVVVLKPDTVQSPNPSGGVGVGVVVGEAAAVEAALATASSFQAAYLHLQAAHAPFLPDAAAAADAAAVSHLRRLSEVKRLARDPGVGGGALTAHLEAQVRENQALLRSFDAVVNRLQAALDGKDAAAASLRRDHAELADGNARLGARLDRALAPPPGAGGDDALGAMLSAGVFDSVLRDALRVAHRFTRSLADLLRCAGWDLAAAAAAVYPGVAYSRPGHCRYALLSRVCLSMFDGFDSYQFGGSTDATTLEGIDLAIRRNESLQQFIEHSDADPMELINSSPDCEFAQFCDRKYKQLIHPGIESSLFGNSDCGKLPVLGAAGPLYELFVAMASSIWTLHRLAWAYDPAVGIFQIGQGAEYSVVYMENIVRSKGFSGSKELGKMMRPKVGFTVVPGFRLGGTVIQCRVYLDCGKREGIIGE from the coding sequence ATGCTTCAGAAGTTCGCGCTCGCGTTCAAGACCAAGACGATCGAGTTcttcgcggaggaggaggaggacgaggatgcTGATGGCGGtgtctccgcggcggcggcggcggcggcggtaggggtGGGGGAAGGTGGCGTGCTGGCTGGTCAGCGGGTGGTGGTGCTCAAGCCCGACACGGTTCAGAGCCCTAACCCTAgcgggggggtgggggtgggggtggtggtgggtgaggcggctgcggtggaggcggcgctcgcGACCGCGTCGTCGTTCCAGGCGGCGTACCTCCACCTGCAGGCGGCCCACGCGCCGTTCCTCCCGgatgccgcggcggccgccgacgccgccgcggtgtCGCACCTGCGGAGGCTGTCGGAGGTGAAGCGGCTCGCGCGGGAtcccggcgtcggcggcggcgcgctcacGGCGCACCTCGAGGCCCAGGTGCGCGAGAACCAGGCGCTGCTGCGGTCGTTCGACGCCGTGGTGAACCGCCTCCAGGCCGCGCTCGACGGcaaggacgccgcggcggcctccctGCGGAGGGAccacgccgagctcgccgacggcaacgcgcggctcggggcgagGCTCGACCGCGCACTCGCGCCGCCTccaggcgccggcggcgacgacgccctcGGCGCCATGCTCTCCGCCGGCGTCTTCGACTCCGTCCTCCGCGACGCGCTCCGCGTCGCCCACCGCTTCACCCGCTCGCTCGCCGATCTCCTCCGATGCGCCGGGTGGGATCttgctgccgcggcggcggcggtctacCCCGGTGTAGCCTACTCCAGGCCTGGTCACTGCCGCTACGCGCTCCTCTCCCGGGTTTGCCTATCCATGTTTGATGGCTTCGATTCATACCAATTTGGTGGTTCAACTGATGCCACCACACTGGAAGGAATAGATCTCGCAATCCGAAGGAATGAGTCACTGCAGCAATTCATCGAGCACTCAGATGCAGACCCAATGGAGCTTATCAATTCAAGCCCAGACTGCGAATTCGCCCAATTCTGTGACCGGAAGTACAAGCAGCTCATTCATCCTGGCATTGAGTCCTCACTGTTTGGGAATTCTGATTGTGGCAAATTGCCAGTGTTGGGCGCGGCCGGACCACTCTACGAGCTGTTCGTTGCAATGGCAAGCTCAATATGGACACTTCATAGGTTGGCTTGGGCGTATGATCCGGCAGTCGGCATATTCCAGATTGGCCAGGGAGCAGAGTACTCGGTGGTTTACATGGAGAACATTGTGCGTTCAAAAGGATTTTCAGGAAGCAAGGAGCTCGGAAAGATGATGCGACCGAAGGTCGGTTTCACGGTGGTGCCGGGATTTCGGCTCGGTGGGACGGTGATCCAGTGTAGGGTGTACCTAGATTGTGGCAAGAGGGAAGGAATTATAGGTGAATGA
- the LOC127752784 gene encoding monocopper oxidase-like protein SKU5 produces MWRALAAAVAVLVVVAARPAAATDPYAFFDWDVGYVTAAPLGVKQQVIGINGKFPGPTVNISTNWNVVVNVLNDLDEPLLITWNGIQHRKNCWQDGVLGTNCPIPSGWNWTYEFQVKDQIGSFFYFPSTGLQRAAGGYGGVVVNNRDVIAVPFGRPDGDITIFIGDWYNKNHTDLRKMLDSGKDLGMPDGVLINGKGPYRYNDSLVPAGIEYETINVDPGKTYRIRVHNVGTSTSLNFRIQGHNMVLVETEGSYTTQQNYTNLDVHVGQSYSFLVTTDQNASSDYYVVASARMVNDTVWRRVAGVAVLRYSNSRGRASGPLPDPPQDQFDKSFSMNQARSVRWNLSAGAARPNPQGSFRYSSINVTQAYLLRSTAPVTINGRRRATLNGLSFTPPETPLRLADAYGVRGVYSLDFPERPLRGAPRMGRSIINGTYRGFMELIFQNNDTRMQSYHMDGYAFFVVGMDYGEWTEDSRGTYNKGDGVARSTVQVYPGAWAAVLVSLDNVGVWNVRSENLDSWYLGQEVYVRVVNPEDTGNKTEMAIPDNALFCGQLHKYQKQQTPHHKMGTSAAAAAVVGSRVAAAAMLLLAGAVIISP; encoded by the exons ATGTGGCGGgctctcgcggcggcggtggcggtgctggtggtcgtggcggcgcggccggcggcggcgactgacCCCTACGCGTTCTTCGACTGGGACGTCGGCTACGTCACCGCGGCGCCGCTCGGCGTCAAGCAGCAG GTGATAGGCATCAACGGCAAGTTCCCGGGACCAACCGTGAACATCAGCACCAACTGGAACGTCGTCGTCAACGTGCTCAACGACCTCGACGAGCCCCTCCTCATCACCTG GAATGGGATCCAGCACCGGAAGAACTGCTGGCAGGACGGGGTGCTGGGCACAAACTGCCCCATCCCGTCGGGCTGGAACTGGACGTACGAGTTCCAGGTGAAGGACCAGATCGGCAGCTTCTTCTACTTCCCTTCCACCGGCCTccagcgcgccgccggcggctacggcggcgtcgtcgtcaacAACCGCGACGTCATCGCCGTCCCCTTCGGCCGCCCCGACGGCGACATCACCATCTTCATCGGCGACTGGTACAACAAGAACCACACG GATCTGAGGAAGATGCTGGACAGTGGCAAGGACCTCGGGATGCCGGACGGCGTGCTGATTAACGGCAAGGGCCCGTACAGGTACAACGACAGCCTTGTCCCGGCCGGCATCGAGTACGAGACCATCAATGTGGATCCgg GCAAGACGTACAGGATCCGAGTGCACAACGTGGGGACGTCGACGAGCCTCAACTTCAGGATCCAGGGGCACAACATGGTGCTGGTGGAGACGGAGGGCTCCTACACGACGCAGCAGAACTACACCAACCTGGACGTCCACGTCGGCCAGTCCTACTCCTTCCTCGTCACCACCGACCAGAACGCGAGCTCCGACTACTACGTCGTCGCCAGCGCGCGCATGGTGAACGACACCGTgtggcgccgcgtcgccggcgtcgccgtcctccgctACTCCAACTCCCGGGGGCGGGCCTCCGGCCCGCTCCCCGACCCTCCCCAGGACCAGTTCGACAAGTCCTTCTCCATGAACCAAGCTCGCTCCGTCAG GTGGAACCTGAGTGCCGGAGCGGCGAGGCCGAACCCACAGGGATCGTTCAGGTACTCGTCGATCAACGTGACGCAGGCGTACCTGCTGCGGAGCACGGCGCCGGTGACGATCAACGGGCGGCGCCGCGCGACGCTGAACGGGCTGTCCTTCACACCGCCAGAGACGCCGCTGCGGCTCGCCGACGCGTACGGCGTCAGGGGCGTCTACTCGCTCGACTTCCCGGAGCGGCCGCTGCGCGGCGCCCCCCGGATGGGCCGCTCCATCATCAACGGCACCTACCGCGGCTTCATGGAGCTCATCTTCCAGAACAACGACACCAGGATGCAGAGCTACCACATGGACGGCTATGCCTTCTTCGTCGTCGG GATGGACTACGGCGAATGGACGGAGGATAGTAGGGGTACTTACAACAAGGGTGACGGTGTCGCCCGCAGCACTGTGCAG GTGTACCCGGGAGCGTGGGCGGCGGTGCTGGTGTCCCTGGACAACGTGGGCGTCTGGAACGTGAGGTCGGAGAACCTGGACTCATGGTACCTGGGCCAGGAGGTCTACGTCAGGGTCGTCAACCCTGAGGACACCGGCAACAAGACCGAGATGGCCATCCCCGACAACGCCCTCTTCTGCGGCCAGCTTCACAAGTACCAGAA GCAGCAGACCCCTCACCACAAGATggggacgtcggcggcggcggccgccgtcgtggggagccgggtggcggcggcagcgatgcTGCTCCTCGCCGGAGCAGTCATTATCTCGCCGTAG
- the LOC127753232 gene encoding chaperone protein dnaJ 13: MESTPEPEDGRELYALLHLSPDASGEEIRRAYRQYAQIYHPDKYQDPQMKDVATENFQRIRDAYEILSDENKRQIYDIYGMEGLNSGLELGPKLNKPEEIKEQLERLKRRKEEEKFLAHARPTGSIIANFSVPQYLDGYGIMRGMGMSSEVQLPVSKKNTVVVGGNLVVNGTDGTGAASAVLRHQLSSVASVEFMATAGLRSLISVQTFRQISPHSTATSGLALSLRDGSINLSNAWTRQLSDNIVGNIQLALGTDSSISVGWQKKDEKNSAAGDVKLGTNYFGASAHYTRYFSTKSHGRVAGRVGSTALDFEIGGGRRISEFSTVRMIYNIGIQGVSWRFELHRAGQKLVIPVLLSTDFNALFATSVFAIPSTLYFLLETYFVKPYYLKREKQKELEKMESLSSQLTEARRAAKKAQKLLEPVSNRKKNRQLEDDGLVITKALYGNRKKVKESSESNELNDDVASQVLDVTIPLNFLVSEAGQLKLHEGIKKSGIMGFYDPCPGDPKLLLVEYTFHGQKYKVMVDDYAALLIPQDIHQI; this comes from the exons ATGGAGTCgacgccggagccggaggacgGGAGGGAGCTCTACGCGCTGCTCCACCTCTCGCCGGACGCCTCCGGGGAGGAAATCCGCCGGGCTTACCGCCAGTACGCGCAAATCTACCACCCCGACAAGTACCAGGACCCCCAG ATGAAGGATGTGGCAACTGAAAACTTCCAACGAATACGTGATGCATATGAGATACTATCAGATGAGAACAAGAGGCAGATATATGACATCTATGGTATGGAAGGTTTAAATTCTGGCCTGGAACTTGGCCCCAAGCTAAACAAACCAGAGGAAATCAAAGAACAGTTGGAACGGCTGAAGCGGCGCAAGGAAGAAGAGAAATTTTTAGCCCATGCTCGACCCACTGGCTCAATAATTGCTAATTTTTCCGTGCCACAGTATTTAGATGGCTATGGAATCATGAGAGG CATGGGAATGTCCAGTGAAGTTCAGTTGCCAGTGTCCAAGAAAAATACTGTTGTTGTTGGTGGAAATTTGGTTGTCAATGGCACAGATGGAACTGGTGCAGCAAGCGCTGTGCTGCGTCACCAGTTGTCTTCTGTGGCATCAGTAGAGTTTATGGCTACAGCTGGACTACGTTCCCTTATTAGCGTACAAACATTTCG TCAAATTTCACCACATTCGACAGCAACATCTGGACTTGCTCTTTCTTTGAGAGATGGATCTATCAATCTATCAAATGCCTGGACTCGCCAACTATCTGACAATATTGTTGGGAAT ATACAGCTTGCCCTTGGTACAGACTCAAGTATTTCTGTTGGATGGCAAAAGAAGGATGAAAAAAATTCTGCAGCAGGGGATGTGAAG CTTGGTACTAATTATTTTGGTGCATCTGCTCATTACACCCGTTATTTCTCCACCAAGTCTCATGGTCGCGTTGCTGGTCGAGTTGGAAG CACGGCCCTTGATTTTGAAattggaggaggaaggcggATATCTGAGTTCAGTACTGTAAGGATGATCTATAATATAGGAATCCAG GGGGTCTCTTGGAGATTCGAGTTGCATCGTGCTGGTCAAAAATTAGTTATCCCA GTTTTGCTTTCAACTGATTTCAATGCATTATTTGCTACCAGCGTTTTTGCTATTCCTTCAACACTATATTTTCTACTTGAG ACGTATTTTGTAAAGCCATACTATCTTAAGCGGGAAAAGCAGAAGGAACTTGAAAAAATGGAAAGTTTGTCTTCACAG CTAACTGAAGCCAGACGCGCAGCgaaaaaagcacaaaaattACTAGAACCTGTCTCAAATCGTAAGAAGAATAGACAGCTGGAGGATGATGGCTTGGTGATTACAAAAGCTCTGTATGGGAATCGCAAAAAAGTTAAAGAGAGCAGCGAATCAAATGAGTTGAATGATGATGTGGCTTCACAAGTATTAGACGTGACCATCCCACTGAACTTCCTCGTCTCTGAGGCAGGCCAGCTAAAG CTTCATGAGGGGATCAAGAAGTCTGGAATAATGGGCTTCTACGATCCTTGCCCTGGTGATCCAAAGCTGTTACTTGTAGAATACACATTTCATGGTCAGAAATACAAG GTCATGGTAGATGATTACGCTGCACTGTTGATACCACAAGAtattcatcaaatttga